The following proteins come from a genomic window of Musa acuminata AAA Group cultivar baxijiao chromosome BXJ1-7, Cavendish_Baxijiao_AAA, whole genome shotgun sequence:
- the LOC135585491 gene encoding uncharacterized protein LOC135585491 isoform X1 — protein sequence MEDRPSLTRWSFEDFKLFYDVRLGRKRLSKGEAEEEASSGSRYGGIRANGTVTANGSVKPSSDLAVYEQFERQERKIEPRAGAISDRGQETTPQRSLLPPFESAEMRTLAETLCRDIVRGSPDVKWESIKGLENAKRLLKEAVVMPIKYPKYFTGLLSPWKGILLFGPPGTGKTMLAKAVATECKTTFFNISASSIVSKWRGDSEKLVRVLFELARHHAPSTIFLDELDAIISQRGEARSEHEASRRLKTELLIQMDGLTKTDDLVFVLAATNLPWELDAAMLRRLEKRILVPLPEPEARCAMFEELLPSAPGEAGIPYDFLVERTEGYSGSDIRLVCKEAAMQPLRRLMMILEGRQDNVPEEAELPEVGPVTPGDIELALKNTRPSAHLHAHRYEKFNQDYGSQILH from the exons ATGGAAGACCGGCCCTCGCTCACTCGATGGTCATTCGAG GATTTCAAGCTGTTCTACGATGTGCGGCTCGGGAGAAAGAGGCTGTCGAAGGGGGAGGCCGAGGAGGAAGCGAGTTCTGGATCGAGATATGGTGGGATTCGCGCGAACGGCACGGTCACCGCCAACGGGAGCGTCAAGCCCTCGTCCGACTTGGCTGTTTATGAGCAGTTCGAGCGGCAG GAGCGGAAGATTGAGCCACGGGCAGGAGCTATTTCAGACAGGGGTCAAGAAACAACACC CCAGAGGTCCTTGCTTCCACCTTTTGAATCTGCAGAAATGCGCACCCTAGCAGAGACACTATGCAG AGACATTGTTCGTGGGAGTCCAGATGTGAAATGGGAAAGTATCAAAGGATTAGAGAATGCAAAACGACTTCTGAAAGAAGCAGTTGTCATGCCCATAAAATATCCTAA GTACTTTACTGGTCTTCTGTCACCTTGGAAAGGTATTTTGCTTTTTGGCCCTCCAGGAACAGGAAAG ACGATGCTTGCTAAAGCTGTTGCTACTGAGTGCAAAACTACTTTTTTCAATATTTCAGCATCATCAATTGTCAGCAAATGGCGTG GTGATTCAGAGAAACTCGTGAGAGTCTTGTTTGAGCTTGCAAGGCACCATGCACCATCTACCATTTTTCTGGATGAGCTTGATGCAATTATTAGTCAACGTGGTGAGGCACGAAGCGAGCATGAAGCAAGTAGACGTTTGAAGACCGAATTACTTATACAG ATGGATGGTTTGACAAAGACAGATGATCTCGTATTTGTTCTAGCAGCAACAAATTTACCTTGGGAACTGGATGCAGCTATGCTGCGGCGTCTCGAGAAGAGA ATTCTGGTACCTCTTCCAGAACCAGAAGCAAGGTGTGCCATGTTTGAGGAGCTGTTGCCATCAGCGCCTGGTGAAGCAGGCATTCCATATGATTTCCTGGTTGAGAGAACAGAAGGTTATTCAGGCTCAGATATCCGTTTGGTATGCAAAGAGGCAGCAATGCAGCCGTTGAGGCGTTTAATGATGATCCTCGAAGGCAGACAAGATAATGTGCCCGAGGAAG CAGAGTTGCCGGAGGTTGGTCCGGTGACACCTGGAGACATCGAGCTGGCTTTAAAAAACACAAGACCGTCCGCCCATCTCCATGCCCACCGTTATGAAAAGTTCAATCAGGATTATGGCAGCCAAATTCttcattaa
- the LOC135585491 gene encoding uncharacterized protein LOC135585491 isoform X2: MEDRPSLTRWSFEDFKLFYDVRLGRKRLSKGEAEEEASSGSRYGGIRANGTVTANGSVKPSSDLAVYEQFERQERKIEPRAGAISDRGQETTPQRSLLPPFESAEMRTLAETLCRDIVRGSPDVKWESIKGLENAKRLLKEAVVMPIKYPKYFTGLLSPWKGILLFGPPGTGKTMLAKAVATECKTTFFNISASSIVSKWRGDSEKLVRVLFELARHHAPSTIFLDELDAIISQRGEARSEHEASRRLKTELLIQMDGLTKTDDLVFVLAATNLPWELDAAMLRRLEKRILVPLPEPEARCAMFEELLPSAPGEAGIPYDFLVERTEGYSGSDIRLVCKEAAMQPLRRLMMILEGRQDNVPEEELPEVGPVTPGDIELALKNTRPSAHLHAHRYEKFNQDYGSQILH, from the exons ATGGAAGACCGGCCCTCGCTCACTCGATGGTCATTCGAG GATTTCAAGCTGTTCTACGATGTGCGGCTCGGGAGAAAGAGGCTGTCGAAGGGGGAGGCCGAGGAGGAAGCGAGTTCTGGATCGAGATATGGTGGGATTCGCGCGAACGGCACGGTCACCGCCAACGGGAGCGTCAAGCCCTCGTCCGACTTGGCTGTTTATGAGCAGTTCGAGCGGCAG GAGCGGAAGATTGAGCCACGGGCAGGAGCTATTTCAGACAGGGGTCAAGAAACAACACC CCAGAGGTCCTTGCTTCCACCTTTTGAATCTGCAGAAATGCGCACCCTAGCAGAGACACTATGCAG AGACATTGTTCGTGGGAGTCCAGATGTGAAATGGGAAAGTATCAAAGGATTAGAGAATGCAAAACGACTTCTGAAAGAAGCAGTTGTCATGCCCATAAAATATCCTAA GTACTTTACTGGTCTTCTGTCACCTTGGAAAGGTATTTTGCTTTTTGGCCCTCCAGGAACAGGAAAG ACGATGCTTGCTAAAGCTGTTGCTACTGAGTGCAAAACTACTTTTTTCAATATTTCAGCATCATCAATTGTCAGCAAATGGCGTG GTGATTCAGAGAAACTCGTGAGAGTCTTGTTTGAGCTTGCAAGGCACCATGCACCATCTACCATTTTTCTGGATGAGCTTGATGCAATTATTAGTCAACGTGGTGAGGCACGAAGCGAGCATGAAGCAAGTAGACGTTTGAAGACCGAATTACTTATACAG ATGGATGGTTTGACAAAGACAGATGATCTCGTATTTGTTCTAGCAGCAACAAATTTACCTTGGGAACTGGATGCAGCTATGCTGCGGCGTCTCGAGAAGAGA ATTCTGGTACCTCTTCCAGAACCAGAAGCAAGGTGTGCCATGTTTGAGGAGCTGTTGCCATCAGCGCCTGGTGAAGCAGGCATTCCATATGATTTCCTGGTTGAGAGAACAGAAGGTTATTCAGGCTCAGATATCCGTTTGGTATGCAAAGAGGCAGCAATGCAGCCGTTGAGGCGTTTAATGATGATCCTCGAAGGCAGACAAGATAATGTGCCCGAGGAAG AGTTGCCGGAGGTTGGTCCGGTGACACCTGGAGACATCGAGCTGGCTTTAAAAAACACAAGACCGTCCGCCCATCTCCATGCCCACCGTTATGAAAAGTTCAATCAGGATTATGGCAGCCAAATTCttcattaa